A single region of the Etheostoma cragini isolate CJK2018 chromosome 3, CSU_Ecrag_1.0, whole genome shotgun sequence genome encodes:
- the hmgb1b gene encoding high mobility group protein B1b, whose product MGKDLRKPKGKMSSYAYFVQTCREEHKKKHPEASVNFAEFSKKCSERWKTMSQKERGNFEDMAKQDKVRYEREMKNYDPPKGQKRKRFKDPNAPKRPPSAFFIFCADFRPKVKSEHPGLTIGDTAKKLGEMWNSSSAENKQPYERKAAKLKEKYDKDIIAYRTKGTVETASAAAADDDDDDDDEEDDDDEDDDDE is encoded by the exons ATGGGGAAAGATCTGAGGAAGCCGAAAGGCAAAATGTCCTCATATGCCTACTTTGTGCAAACATGCAGAGAGGAGCATAAGAAGAAACATCCTGAAGCATCTGTCAACTTTGCAGAGTTCTCCAAGAAATGCTCTGAGCGATGGAAG ACAatgtcacagaaagaaagaggcaaTTTTGAAGATATGGCCAAACAAGACAAGGTGCGTTATGAAAGGGAAATGAAGAATTACGACCCCCCCAAGGGCCAGAAGAGGAAGCGATTCAAGGACCCCAATGCCCCCAAGAGGCCACC GTCTGCATTCTTCATATTCTGTGCAGACTTTCGCCCCAAGGTAAAAAGTGAGCATCCTGGACTCACCATTGGGGACACTGCAAAGAAGTTGGGAGAGATGTGGAACAGCTCATCAGCAGAGAACAAGCAGCCGTATGAGAGGAAGGCTGCCAAGTTGAAGGAGAAATACGACAAG GATATCATTGCTTACCGTACAAAGGGCACAGTGGAAACAGCATCTGCTGCCGCAGCAGACGACGATGATGACGACGACGATGAAGAGGACGATGACGATGAGGACGACGACGATGAATAG